One region of Henckelia pumila isolate YLH828 unplaced genomic scaffold, ASM3356847v2 CTG_270:::fragment_1, whole genome shotgun sequence genomic DNA includes:
- the LOC140870863 gene encoding uncharacterized protein — protein MVCDDPTLYESLVNWCRQADVSVNQAKLFQSSRPASSLGPRPQSFKKSSSSTSSSGSGGVMHFWKKGKCDHYGMNHPTDRFRKALRACFRCGEIGHLKNDCTQAGGAGGSGSCSQAIVQQRPSGQVFELNHDQEVEENESVTAGTFLLCGIPAFVLIDTGASHSFISAHFVKRHKLPYISLDIVLSILTPTIQSALAKRLVLGCPLEFEGNVLTANLMVLAMEDFNCILEIDMLNIYRAYVDCYQRLVQFHSVGGDSWFFYGEGARPPIPLVSFLIACRALESGREGYLICVVDLYTESVGIGCFTIVNEFPDVFPDEILGLPHVREVEFGIDMIPGTSPISRAPYRLAPSEMRELKNH, from the exons ATGGTGTGTGATGATCCCACTTTATATGAGAGTTTGGTGAACTGGTGTCGGCAAGCAGATGTCAGTGTGAATCAAGCTAAGTTATTTCAGTCTTCTCGAcccgcgagttctttgggtcctcgTCCTCAGTCCTTTAAGAAGTCTTCTtcttctacttcttcctctggatcggGTGGTGTGATGCATTTTTGGAAGAAAGGCAAGTGTGACCACTATGGTATGAATCATCCAACGGACAGGTTCCGCAAAGCATTAAgggcttgttttcgttgtggagagatTGGCCATCTTAAGAATGATTGTACACAGGCTGGGGGAGCAGGTGGTTCAGGTTCTTGTTCCCAGGCTATCGTTCAGCAGAGGCCATCAGG TCAAGTGTTTGAGCTGAACCATGACCaggaagtggaggagaatgagagtgTTACTGCGGGTACATTTCTTTTATGTGGTATACCTGCTTTTGTacttattgatactggtgcatctcattccttcatatcCGCACATTTTGTCAAGCGTCACAAGTTACCTTATATTTCTCTAGACATAGTGCTTTCTATTTTGACCCCGACTATTCAGTCAGCATTGGCTAAACGCCTAGTTCTTGGTTGTCccttagagtttgagggtaatgttttGACAGCAAATCTCATGGTATTAGCGATGGAGGACTTCAATTGCATTTTGGAAATTGATATGTTGAACATTTATCGAGCTTATGTGGATTGTTACCAGAGGCTTGTACAGTTTCACTCGGTTGgtggtgatagctggtttttctatggtgagggagcgcgacccccgattccATTGGTATCTTTTTTGatagcctgtcgagctctagagtctggcagggaaggctacctcatctgtGTTGTTGATTTGTACACTGAGAGTGTTGGTATAGGGTGTTTTACTATTGTTAATGAATTCcctgatgtttttcctgatgagattctgggtttaCCTCACGTTcgggaagttgagtttggcattgataTGATTCCAGGAACGTCACCTATTTCgagagcaccgtatcgtttggctccatcagagatgcgcgAGTTGAAGAATCATTAG